The following proteins are co-located in the Streptomyces bottropensis ATCC 25435 genome:
- a CDS encoding PDR/VanB family oxidoreductase, translated as MTSPSTAAPDALPLGTAAATTAPAPRATHYDGTVTVVSRRTVADGVTSLLLAPRDGVPLARWQPGAHIDVVLPTGTVRQYSLCGPTAVTDRWRIAVLREPDGRGGSRWIHDEVRETSELRIRGPRNNFPLRQAARYLFVAGGIGITPLLPMIAEVHAAGADWSLLYGGRSRASMAFLSELEGYGERVTVRPQDEYGLLGLAGHLGEPDPSAVVYCCGPAGLIDAVEAHCATWPAGTLNVERFAAAPGPPSGEGDGEGEGDEPFEVELRSSGVMLTVRPGQSVLRAVEAAGAPVLSSCEEGICGSCETAVLAGDIDHRDALLTEDERAAGDTMLICVSRARGGRLVLDL; from the coding sequence ATGACGAGCCCGTCGACCGCCGCCCCGGACGCGCTCCCGCTCGGGACGGCCGCGGCAACGACGGCCCCGGCGCCACGCGCCACCCACTACGACGGCACGGTCACCGTGGTGTCCCGGCGGACGGTGGCGGACGGTGTCACGTCCCTGCTGCTCGCACCGCGCGACGGCGTACCGCTGGCGCGCTGGCAGCCGGGCGCGCACATCGACGTGGTCCTCCCCACGGGCACCGTCCGCCAGTACTCGCTGTGCGGTCCGACGGCCGTCACCGACCGCTGGCGCATCGCGGTGTTGCGGGAGCCCGACGGGCGGGGCGGATCTCGGTGGATCCACGACGAGGTCCGCGAGACGAGCGAGCTGCGGATACGGGGCCCGCGGAACAACTTCCCCCTACGGCAGGCGGCGCGGTACCTGTTCGTCGCCGGCGGCATCGGCATCACCCCGCTGCTGCCGATGATCGCCGAGGTCCACGCGGCCGGGGCGGACTGGTCGCTGCTCTACGGCGGCCGGAGCCGGGCGTCCATGGCCTTCCTGTCCGAGCTGGAGGGCTACGGAGAGCGCGTGACCGTACGGCCGCAGGACGAGTACGGCCTGCTCGGCCTCGCCGGCCATCTGGGCGAACCCGACCCCTCCGCAGTGGTGTACTGCTGCGGCCCGGCCGGCCTGATCGACGCGGTCGAGGCCCACTGCGCCACCTGGCCGGCGGGAACGCTCAACGTGGAGCGGTTCGCCGCGGCCCCTGGGCCGCCCTCGGGTGAGGGTGACGGCGAGGGCGAGGGCGACGAGCCGTTCGAGGTGGAGCTGCGCTCGTCCGGAGTGATGCTCACCGTGCGGCCGGGACAGTCGGTGCTCAGGGCCGTGGAAGCGGCGGGCGCGCCGGTCCTGTCCTCCTGCGAGGAGGGCATCTGCGGCTCCTGCGAGACAGCTGTCCTGGCGGGCGACATCGACCACCGGGACGCCCTGCTGACCGAGGACGAGCGGGCCGCCGGCGACACCATGCTGATCTGCGTCTCCCGCGCCCGCGGCGGCCGTCTCGTCCTGGACCTCTGA
- a CDS encoding PIG-L deacetylase family protein — MTPTAPPPSDDALLVISAHAGDFVWRAGGAIALAAERGQRAKVLCLSFGERGESAKAWRDGLGLTEIKRLRRTEAADAADALGAEIEFLDAGDYPLRETPELVDRIVHVYREVNPAVVLTHTLTDPYNGDHPAAARMAIQARVLAQAIGYDAPGEPLGAPPVFFFEPHQPEQCDFKPNVLLDITSVFDRKRKAMECLAAQQHMWDYYTDLAKRRGVQLQRNAGPNLGLSHGTMGEAYVRLYPETTGTLA; from the coding sequence ATGACCCCCACCGCGCCCCCACCCTCCGACGACGCCCTGCTGGTGATCAGCGCGCACGCCGGTGACTTCGTCTGGCGAGCCGGCGGCGCCATCGCCCTGGCCGCCGAACGCGGTCAGCGCGCCAAGGTGCTGTGCCTGAGTTTCGGCGAACGCGGCGAGTCCGCCAAAGCCTGGCGGGACGGTCTCGGCCTCACCGAGATCAAACGACTGCGCCGAACGGAGGCCGCCGACGCCGCCGACGCGCTGGGCGCCGAGATCGAGTTCCTGGACGCCGGGGACTACCCCCTGCGGGAGACACCCGAGTTGGTGGACCGCATCGTGCACGTCTACCGGGAGGTGAACCCCGCGGTCGTCCTCACGCACACCCTCACCGACCCCTACAACGGCGACCACCCCGCCGCCGCCCGCATGGCGATCCAGGCGCGTGTGCTCGCTCAGGCGATCGGCTACGACGCGCCCGGAGAGCCCCTGGGTGCTCCCCCGGTGTTCTTCTTCGAACCGCACCAGCCCGAGCAGTGCGACTTCAAGCCGAATGTCCTGCTCGACATCACGAGCGTCTTCGACAGGAAGCGCAAGGCCATGGAGTGCCTGGCCGCCCAGCAGCACATGTGGGACTACTACACCGATCTCGCCAAGCGGCGCGGGGTCCAGCTCCAGCGGAACGCCGGTCCCAATCTGGGCCTTTCGCACGGCACCATGGGCGAGGCCTACGTACGGCTCTACCCCGAGACCACGGGGACGCTGGCATGA